DNA from Bradyrhizobium diazoefficiens USDA 110:
TCGGCGTGGGAGCGGCGGTCGGGGCCTTCGCGACAAAGTCCTTTCCGAACCTGGCGCTCGGCATGCCCGTGATCGCCTTGCTGATCGTGTTGCTGCGCTGCGAGGTGGATCGCAGCGAGGCCCGTGCATGAGCGCCCCGTCTGGGCTGCAGGGGAGCTGGTTGCGGTACTTTCCGCCGTCGAGCTGGCTTGCGACCTATCGCAGGTCGTGGTTGCCATCGGATGCTGTCGCCGGCGTCACGCTTGCCGCTTACGCAATTCCGGTATCGCTGGCCTACGCCGCGCTGGCCGGGCTGCCGCCGCAGGTCGGGATCTACGGCTACATGCTCGGCGGCTTCGGTTACGCCTTGTTGGGCTCGTCGCGCCAGCTTGCGGTCGGCCCGACTTCGGCAATCTCGCTGATGATCGTGGGCACGGTAGGGCCGCTCGCCGCGGGCGATCCGGTGCGTTATGGGCAAATTGCAAGTCTTGCTGCCTTCGCGGTCGCGGTGTTGTGCCTCATCGCCTGGCTGTGCAAGCTCAGCGTCCTCGTCCGTCTGGTCAGCGACAGCATTCTCGTCGGCTTCAAGGCTGGCGCCGGGCTCACCATCATCATGAGCCAGCTGCCGAGCCTGTTCGGTGTTGCCGGTGGCGGCCATGACTTCTTCGAACGCGGCATTGAGCTCGCCGGGCAGCTCGGTGACGTGAATCCGCTGGTGCTCGCCGTCGGTCTGGTGGCATTCCTGCTTCTGCTGACCGGCGAGCGGCTGCTCCCCGGTAGGCCGGTCGGGATCGCGGTTGTGGCGCTGGCGATCGCGGTGGCAACCGCGCTCGGTCTGCCGGCTCTCGGCGTGCCCGTGACGGGAAGAATCCCCCAGGGCCTGCCGGTGCCTGGCTTGCCCACGTTCGGCCTGCTGGAGTTCGACGATCTCTTTCCGCTTGCCGCCGGATGTGTGCTGCTCGCCTACATAGAGGGTGTTTCGGCGGCTCGGAGCTTCGCCGCCAAGCATGGTGACAGCCTTGACGTCAGGCAGGAGTTCTT
Protein-coding regions in this window:
- a CDS encoding SulP family inorganic anion transporter, whose amino-acid sequence is MSAPSGLQGSWLRYFPPSSWLATYRRSWLPSDAVAGVTLAAYAIPVSLAYAALAGLPPQVGIYGYMLGGFGYALLGSSRQLAVGPTSAISLMIVGTVGPLAAGDPVRYGQIASLAAFAVAVLCLIAWLCKLSVLVRLVSDSILVGFKAGAGLTIIMSQLPSLFGVAGGGHDFFERGIELAGQLGDVNPLVLAVGLVAFLLLLTGERLLPGRPVGIAVVALAIAVATALGLPALGVPVTGRIPQGLPVPGLPTFGLLEFDDLFPLAAGCVLLAYIEGVSAARSFAAKHGDSLDVRQEFLGLGAANLATALGHGYPVAGGLSQSAVNDSAGARTPLALVICSGTLALCLLFFTGLLTNLPKAVLAAIVFAAVYRLVDIRTLARMWRVSRIDFYAAVIALVSVLLLGILQGVLLASIASIFLLLARASQPNVAFLGRLPGSGRYSDSARHEDVEPLVGIIAFRPEASLLYINAEMILEVVLNALQRSSDVRLVACDLSASPYIDLAGAHMLRNLHDELASRHVAFCIAGAHAQLRDLLRAEGLAERTDSGQWLRSLDNVLGDNQAR